A part of Podarcis muralis chromosome 13, rPodMur119.hap1.1, whole genome shotgun sequence genomic DNA contains:
- the TTLL6 gene encoding tubulin polyglutamylase TTLL6 has protein sequence MMCGLREATEVDDWTLYWTDFSVSLERVLEMKTYQKINHFPGMLEICRKDLLARNMGRMLKLFPKEFNFFPRTWCLPADYGELQAFGRSKKHKTYICKPDSGCQGRGIFITRSVKDIKPGEDMICQLYISKPFIIDGFKFDLRIYVLVTSCEPLRVFLYKEGLARFATSAYLDPPHSNLDDVCMHLTNYSINKHSANFVRDADSGSKRKLSTFNEHMEQNGYETEQLWKDIEDVVIKTLISAHPIIKHNYLTCFPNHTMWSACFEILGFDILLDRKLKPWLLEVNHSPSFSTDSWLDKEVKDQLLYDTLVLINLGACDKRKVLEEEKRRGKQRRLKQCPNRESRAEEYKNSQAAWLQQAETYEEKNIGGYRRIYPSSDSDKYDKFFQHNNSIYQETVASRAREEFARQQLQGLRLKKEQKAALLREKKAEQQGESGGEKIKFPRQKMVNRSSVVPVSAQPEDCSEAGPGTTLLLEHFADEKEPKKEVTCDSSSTSQLQNHETDSSPKTSENRPVRPYSSVPDLTRQTAPRIQEQYNSNPELRNTINSHHSATDVNFISGVQPTDEFAKALCGKESPCASKYFPAMALPRAKSSTVTKMPCCRSPPIKNFRPFEEHSFRFHVRENTASPNSVTPRMRTFYGNNNEKGTLLTSEFFSKLTFAPKERKLRLPLQQHSHHLVSRAQSASLPREILSCRSASYKKPTKYYNPHLVTQRPMVQQHSLQDLLVISRMNNQSQKNSDPVLEESSVNRV, from the exons ATGATGTGTGGCCTCCGGGAGGCAACTGAAGTTGATGATTGGACTCTGTATTGGACAGATTTTTCTGTCTCACTGGAACGGGTGCTAGAAATGAAAACTTACCAG aaaataaACCATTTCCCTGGGATGTTGGAAATCTGTAGGAAGGATCTTCTGGCCAGGAACATGGGCAGGATGCTAAAGCTTTTTCCGAAGGAATTTAACTTCTTTCCCaggacctggtgtcttcctgcTGA CTATGGAGAACTGCAAGCATTTGGCAggtcaaaaaaacacaaaacctacATCTGTAAGCCAGACTCTGGTTGTCAAGGCAGAGGCATTTTTATCACAAGATCTGTGAAAGATATCAAACCTGGAGAGGATATGATCTGCCAGCTCTATATCTCAAAG CCTTTCATCATTGATGGCTTCAAATTTGACCTTCGGATTTATGTGCTGGTAACATCATGTGAACCGCTACGGGTTTTTCTTTATAAAGAGGGCCTAGCACGCTTTGCGACGTCTGCCTACTTGGACCCACCACACAGCAACTTG GACGACGTCTGTATGCACCTGACTAATTATTCAATTAACAAGCACAGCGCTAATTTTGTACGAGACGCAGACTCCGGTAGCAAGAG GAAGTTGTCCACCTTTAATGAGCACATGGAGCAGAATGGCTATGAAACGGAACAGCTATGGAAGGACATTGAAGATGTTGTCATTAAAACACTGATATCAGCCCATCCTATCATCAAGCATAACTATCTCACTTGCTTCCCCAACCACACCATGTGGAGTGCCTGCTTTGAGATCTTGGGATTTGACATTTTGCTGGATCGAAAACTCAAACCGTGGCTGCTCGAG GTGAatcactctccaagcttcagtaCTGATTCGTGGCTGGACAAAGAAGTAAAAGATCAGCTCCTGTATGATACTCTGGTTCTTATCAATTTGGGTGCATGCGATAAACGGAAAGTACTGGAGGAAGAGAAGCGGCGAGGAAAGCAGAGGCGCCTTAAGCAGTGCCCCAATCGGGAATCCAG GGCTGAGGAATACAAGAACTCCCAGGCCGCTTGGCTCCAGCAAGCAGAGACGTATGAGGAAAAAAATATAGGAGGCTATCGCCGAATTTACCCCAGTTCAGATTCAGACAAATATGACAAGTTTTTCCAACACAATAATTCAATCTACCAGGAAACAGTAGCTTCCAGAGCACGTGAAGAGTTTGCCAG GCAGCAGCTCCAAGGGCTGCGTCTCAAGAAAGAACAGAAAGCAGCTCTGCTGAGAGAGAAAAAGGCCGAGCAGCAGGGAGAGTCGGGTGGAGAAAAGATAAAGTTTCCCAGGCAAAAGATGGTGAACAGATCAAGTGTGGTGCCAGTCTCTGCCCAG CCTGAGGATTGTTCAGAGGCTGGGCCTGGGACTACCCTCCTGCTTGAACATTTTGCAGATGAGAAAGAACCCAAGAAAGAAGTGACTTGTGATTCTTCGAGCACCTCTCAGCTTCAGAACCATGAGACAGACAGCAGCCCAAAGACCTCTGAAAACCGACCCGTGAGACCTTACAGTTCTGTGCCTGACCTTACCAGACAGACTGCACCCCGCATCCAAGAGCAGTATAATTCCAATCCAGAATTGAGGAATACCATTAACAGCCACCATTCTGCAACAGATGTGAACTTTATATCTGGA GTCCAGCCAACAGATGAGTTTGCAAAAGCGTTGTGCGGTAAGGAGAGCCCATGTGCTTCCAAATATTTTCCAGCAATGGCCCTTCCTCGTGCGAAGAGTTCGACAGTGACCAAAATGCCTTGCTGCAGAAGTCCGCCTATTAAGAACTTCCGTCCGTTTGAAGAACACTCCTTCCGGTTTCACGTCAGAGAAAACACAGCCTCCCCAAACTCAGTCACCCCGAGGATGAGAACGTTCTATGGGAACAACAATGAAAAAGGAACCCTCTTGACCTCCGAATTCTTCAGCAAGCTGACTTTTGCACCAAAGGAAAGAAAACTCAGActtcccttgcagcagcactcTCATCACTTGGTCAGCCGAGCAC AAAGCGCCTCGCTCCCAAGAGAAATCCTGAGCTGCAGGAGCGCTTCGTACAAGAAGCCAACAAAATACTACAACCCACACCTCGTCACGCAAAGGCCGATGGTTCAGCAGCACAGCTTGCAAGACCTGCTGGTGATCTCGCGGATGAACAACCAGTCCCAAAAAAACAGCGACCCAGTGTTGGAAGAGAGTTCTGTAAACAG GGTCTGA